The genomic region CGTGCAGCACGGCCTCCCGCGGACCGGCGTACAGCATGTCGAAGCCGTAGCCCGTGACCATCGCGCTGTTGGGTGGGAAGTAGAGCTCGACCATCTTGCGGATCGCCGCATCGCGCACCGGAGCGGGAATGTCGCCCGGCTTCAGCTTGCCCAGCAACATGTGGATCACCAGACCGTCGCAGCCGAGACGGTCCATCGCCATGTGACACAGCTCTTCGTGCGCCAGGTGCATCGGGTTGCGGGTCTGGAACGCGACGATCTTCTTCCAGCCACGCTCCTGGATCTCGTTGCGGATCTCGACGGCGGTGCGGAAGGTGTCCGGGAAATCGGTAATGAAATACGAGAAGTTCAGCACCTGGATCGAACCGGAAACGGCGACGCGGCCCTGCGAATTGAATGCCGCGACGCCCGGATGCTCCGGATCGGTCGTGCGATAGACCTTCTCGGTCATGATTCGCATCTGCTCGTCGGTCACCTGCTCGATCGCGTCGATGTCCATGACCGCGAGTACCGGGTTGCCCTCGACGTTCGGATCGCGCAGTGCGATGCGTTTGGCGTTGCCGATCGCATCGGTGTTTTCCACCAGGCACATCACCGGCACCGGGAAGAACGAGCCGTCGCTCAGGCGCATGCTCTGCGCGGCGCCCATCGCGTCGGCGACGTTCATGAAACCGGTCAGCGGGTTGAAGTAACCGGCGCCCATCATGACGGCGTTGCCGGCGGCCTGGGAGCTGATCACCACCGATGGCAGACTCTCTGCCTCGTGGCTGATCGCATCGTGCTTGTCCGAGTCGTAGACGAACAGCGGGTGCAGTGTGTCGGATCCGACAGGCTTGATCATTCGGGAACCTCCTGGAAGGTCGTAGTGCGGGGGCTTTCAGCCCGTCCGGGTCGATTGTGGGCAACCGAAACGCGTCAACTAACCTCTTGTATTAATTAACAATCGGCTAACTATATTCCGATACCCTTATAAACTGGCGGATTAAACTACCAAACCTGACCCATTCGTGTGCAATGGTTCTTTTTATGTAGCGGTAAAAAATCGCCGGGAGCGATTTTTCACGAGCGCAGCGAGCCCGGAGGGTGGCCCACAGGGATGTGGGCCATCAATAATCGCCGGGAGCGATTTTGACTACGGGCATCCTGCCTTCGCCCTGGCGGGCCGGCCTGCGGCCGTTGCGCAACGTTCCAGACGATGCGCTCACGAGCGCAGCGAGCCCGGAGGGTGGCCCACAGGGATGTGGGCCATCAATAATCGCCGGGAGCGATTTCGACTGCGGACAGGCCGAGCGCTCAGCCGAGCGCGCCTGCAACCTCTGCGTTGATCGCCGCCAGGCTGGCCGCCGGATCCGAGGCCGCGGTGATGGGTCGGCCGACGACGAGATAATTCGCGCCGGCGCGGATCGCATCGCCCGGCGTCATGATGCGCCGCTGGTCGTCTGTCGACGACCCGACCGGTCGCACGCCGGGTGTCACCAGCTGGAATCCGGGACTGCGTTCGGCGCGCAAAGCGGCGACCTCGAGCGGCGAACAGACGACACCGTCGAGGCCGCTCTGCTCACTGAGCGCCGCCAGGCGCAGCACATTGTCTGCGGGCGATCCGCCCAACCCGACCTCGGCGATGTCTTCCTGTGCCAGGCTCGTGAGAATCGTCACCGCGATCAGCAGCGGCCGCGAGTCGATCTGCGCCAGGCGTTCGGCCGCGGCACTCATCATGCGTCGCCCCCCCGAGGCATGCACGTTGATCATCCAGACCCCGAGGTCCGCCGCAGCGGCGCAGGCTGCGGCGACCGTGTTCGGGATGTCGTGGTACTTGAGGTCGAGAAACACCTCGAATCCACGCCCGACCACCTGCTCGACCAACGCCGGCCCGGCGCGGGTGAACAACTCCTTGCCGATCTTCACCCGGCACTGCGTCGCGTCGAGTCGCTCGAGCAGATCGAGCGCTGGTGCCGGTGCCGGAAAATCGAGCGCGACGATGACGCGCGGTTCGGTGCTTTGCTGGTAGTCACTCATCGATGTGTCCGGATCGCTCCCTGGTCTCATGGTTCGGCATCGCCGCCCGATCGGCGTTTCAGCGTGCTCCAGCGGCGACAGCTCGGACATTGCCAATGCAGCGTCTTGGCCGCGAACCCGCAGTTCGTACATTGATACAGCGGATTCTGCTCCAGCAGGCGCCGGATATGTGGCCGCAGGCTTTCGAGGAACTGAATCGAGTGGCCTTCGGGGAGACGGGAATGCAGCTCGATGCTGCGCAGCAAGAGCGTCAGGCTCGGCTCGCGCGCCAGCTGTTCCGCCAGATAACTGGCCGCCGCGGCCTCGCCCTCCTGTTCCTTGATCAGGTCTGCGGTTGCGAGTTCCGCGCCCACGCCGGGACGCGTCGCGGCGACCTCCTGGAGATAACTGCGCAACTCCTGCAGTTCACCGAGTTGCCGGTAACCGGCGACGATCTCGGGCAACACCTCGGGCAGATACGACGCCTCCTGCTCGACGGTCTGCCGCAGCAGTTTGATCGCCGTGCGATGGTCACCCTGCAGGCTCGCGAACTGTGCCTGCAGGTGGTTTGCCCGCACGCAACCGCGATAGATGCCGAGCGCCTTCTTCAGGTGTGCATGTGCGTCGGACATCCGGCCCTGTGCCTTGGCACACAGCGCCAGTTCGCAGTGATAGTGCGATTTCTGCAGCTGCATCTTGTCGCCGGTGATCGATTCCAGCTGGTCCGTGACGTCCAGGCACGCCTGCCAGTCCTGTTCCTTCTCGTAGATGATGCGCAGGTTCTTGAGTGCCGGTTTGACGTGCAGCTTGGTCTCTTTCAGTTCGCGGAAGAGGTTTTCGGCACGGTCGAACAGACCGGCGCGCATATAGTCCTGCCCCAACTCGAGCAGCGCCTGCGCACGCTGTTCCCGCGTCAATGCCGGACGCGCTATCAGATTCTGGTGTATGCGGATCGCACGCTCGACCTCGCCACGCCGGCGAAACAGGCTGCCCAAGGCGAGGTGCGTCTCGACCGTATCGCTGTCGACCTCGAGCATCTCCACGAACGCATCGATCGCCTTGTCGGGTTCTTCGTTCAGCAGATGGTTGAGACCGCGAAAATACACCGGACCCGTCTCGCCAACGCACTGCCCCTTTTCCTTGGTCGCACTCTTGCGCGCAGCGAACCACCCGGAGGCGGCCGCCACTGGCAACAACAAGAGGAGCAGTTCCTGCACTGAATCAGCGTCCCTTGATCGGCATGGCGCGCAGGTTTTTCACCTCTTCGCTGACCAGACGCGTCTTGCGCCGAAGATCGGCGTTCTCCTTTTTCACGCGCATGAAATACACCATGCCTGCCAGTCCGCCGAGCAGGATGCCGCAACCCAGCGCCAGCAACAGCAGCAGGGACAACGGCAGTTCCGGTGTCATGAAATAGAGATCTACGCGCACCGGTGTGTCGTTGATGATCGCGAAACTCGCACCGACGATCATGAACAGCAACAACAGCAGCAGTTTGACGATAACCAAGGCCACTTCCCCCACGCACGAAAACCGGCCTGACAGGCCGGTGTTCATGATAACAAGGAAAGCAAAGTGCGGTGGTTGCGCCGCTTCAGACGAACAGATCGACCAGCCCGTTCGCGACCGGGGTCATCGACTGCGCACCGGCCCCGGTTTCGGGATCGGGCATTTCGTCGAGGGGCGCACCGGCGAAACCACCCTGTGCTCTCGGGTCGCCCGCTCGCCCCCCTTGCTGCGCGCCCGAATCGTTGACGTCGGCGCGCACCAGGTTCAACGACTGCTGATCGAACATCTCGCGCAGACGCGGCAGGGCTGCCTCCAGGGCCTCCTTGACGGCGGCGTGGTGGGTGATGAACGAGACGCTGGTCTGGTCATTCTGCACGCTGACCCTGACCTCCAGGGGACCCAGATTCGGCGGGTTCAACTTCAGCTTGGCGAACTGCTGGTCGCCCTGCACCATCCACATCACGCGGTCGGCGATCGCCCGGTCCCACCCCTTCCCGGCCACCGCCTGTGGGACCACCATGTCGAGCAGGCTGCTCGCAAGCTGGGCGGGAAGCGGTGAACTCGGTGATGCCCCGTTGCCGGCCTGCAGAGGCGTCAGCGCCTGCAGGATCTGCATCGGCGAATCCAGCCGCTCCAGTCCGGACATCACGGAGGGTACGACCGGGACCGGAACGCCTGCGGCGGCGCCCCTGCCCTCGCCCTGCGGTACGCTGGACACCGCATCGCCGGTGGCCTGTGAAAACCGGTCGCGCAGCACCGCAAGGAACGGCTGTTCAGGCCGCTCCGCGGCGACCTTGTCGAGGAGCGACCTTGCCGCCTGCGGCAAGTTCATGCCGCCAGTCACCAACTCGTCGAGCTGTTGCAGCAGTGGTGGCGACAGCTGTAGCAGCATCGCCTGCAACTCGCCGCCGGCACCGACGGCCGGGTCCTCGACGGCCTCCAGCAGGTTCAGCAAGGTCGCTGTCGAGTCGTTCCGGGCCGCACCCTGCGGACTCACCAGACCCTGAACGGCCGACCCCAGCATGGACAACTGGAACATGATCTGTCTTCCACGTCCGATTGAGATGGCCAAGGTGCTGCAGGCTTCGTGCCAGCGACGATTCCCGGACAGCGGGTGGCTTTGAACGCCCGCGCGCTTCCGCTAGGCTCGCCTCACCTTGGACAGCGCCCTGATCGGGCAAGGGACAGATTGATGGACGAATTCGACAAGGCCGTGGTCGTCGTGACCGGCGCGGCGGGCAACCTCGGCCGCGCGGTCGCCGAGGCCTTCGCGGCACGCGGCGCCCACCTCGCGCTGCTCGACCGCAACATGGACGGCGTCGCCGCGACGATCGAGGCGTGCAGCGGACAGACCTCCGCAAAGGCCTTCGCCGTGGACCTGATGGACAGCGCCTCGGTCGACGCCGCACTGTCAGACGTCCTGCAGGCGTTTGGCCACATCGACGTGCTCGCCAACATCGCCGGCGGCTTCACGATGGGACCGCGGATCCAGGACACCGAAGATCGCGACTGGGCATTCATGATGGACCTCAACGCGCGTTCGGTGTTCTACACCTGCAGGCGGACGATCCCGGCGATGCTGGACAACGGCGGCGGGCGCATCATCAACGTCTCGGCGCGTGCGGCCGAACAACCCAAAGGCAAGATGGGGCCCTACTGCGCCTCCAAGGCGGCGGTGCTGACATTGACCGAGTCGCTCGCCGCGGAGAACCGCCACGACAACATCAATGTGAACTGCATACTTCCCGGGACGATCGATACGCCGCAGAACCGCGAAGCGATGCCCGACGCCGACCACAGTCGATGGGTACCGCCGGCGGCGCTGGCCGATGTCGTGATGTTTCTTGCCTCGAACGCGGCACGTTGCGTCACCGGTGCGGCCGTCCCCGTGTACGGCCAGAGCTGATCGGCGACCGGGCATGCGCGCAAAGACGCTGAGCATCGATTGCGACCCGGCCACCGCGCAGGCGCTGGGAGAGGCGATCCGCAACTTCGCCCATGCCGCCTATCCGGTTGGCGGCTCGGAATGCTCGCAGGTCGCACGCGAGGCGCTGCTCGACACGGCGGCCGCCTGCAGCGCGCACCCCGGCGGCGAACTCGTCCTGCGCCGACGCCAGCTCAGCCAGCTGCGCAGCGCGATCACCTGGTTCTACGAAGACCGTCCGGACCCGGTCGGCGACCGACTGGCCCGGGTGCTCCAACAGCCTGGCCCCTGAACCGCACCGGACGAGCGCGCTACAGGGTGTCCACCGCCACCCGGCGCCATTGCGCCGAACGGACGCGCCACTCGTCGTCCTGGCGGGCCAGCTGCAGGTCGAAACGGTAGGCATCGGCCTTCAGCGCGATCAAGGTCTCGACCGACTCGACCGGCGTACCGGTCATCGCGACATATACCACCGCATCGGCATGCTCGCCGTCGGGCGCGACGTCGATCGTGCGCACCACGGTCAACAGATGGATGTCGCGATGCCGGTGCAGATAACCGAGCAGCGAACGCATGGCCGCGGGCCGGTTCGGATGAAATCGATCCTGGTAGTCATCGTGCAGGAACACCGCGGCATCGCGTACCGATCCGGATTCGACCGCCACCTCGACACCATCGACCAGTGCGCGAATCGCCTGTTCCGGCGTTGTGTCGTCGGCGCAGCCCACGACCGCGAGCAACGCCAGGGCGATCGCCAGGCCGCTTAGGACGCGACCGGTACGGCGTGCCGCCGCGACCCCGGCCGAGGCCGATCGCTTACCGGCCGTGACGGCGGGATCGTAAGGTCTCACGGCGCTCAACGCAGGCCGAGCACGTCCTGCATGTCGTAGAGGCCCGTGCCCTTGCCGGCGACCCACCCGGCGGCACGCAGGGCCCCCTTGGCGAAGGTCATGCGACTGGAGGCCTTGTGCGCGATCTCCACCCGCTCACCCTCGGTCGCGAACCAGACCGTGTGTTCGCCGACGACGTCACCCGCGCGGATGGTCTCGAAGCCGATGGTCTTACGCTCGCGTGCCCCGGTCTGCCCCTCGCGGCCATACACCGCGACCTCGCCGAGGTCGCGTCCGAGCGCGTCGGCGATCACCTCGCCCATGCGCAACGCGGTACCCGACGGTGCATCGACCTTGTGCCGATGATGCGCCTCGATGATCTCGATATCCGCGTCGTCTCCCATCACCTCGGCCGCAAGCTGCAACAGGCGGAAGCACAGGTTCACGCCGACGCTCATGTTGGGGGCGAACACGATACCGATCTGCCCGGATGCATCGACGATGGTCTGCTTCTGCGCCTCGCTGAGGCCGGTGGTGCCGATCACCATCGCCTTGCCGTGCTGACGGCAGACATCCAGGTGGACCATGGTCGCAGTCGGCCCTGTGAAATCGATGACCACGTCGAAATCGTCGATCACCTTGGTCAGGCTGTGCGATATCGCGACACCCAGTTTGCCGACACCGGCGACCTCCCCCGCATCGACGCCGACCAGTGTCGAGTCGGGCTGTTCGGTGGCCGCCTTCAGGGCCAGACCTTCGGCACCGGCGAGTGCCTGGATCAACGTCTTCCCCATGCGCCCACCGGCACCTACCACAGCTACTCGAATCATCATCCCGTCCTGTTTTCGATCGTTATCGGTGTGCGGAACGCGCTATCCGCCCGGCACCCCGCGCCGCCAAGGCCGTCCGGCGGACGGCTGCTCAGCCGTGTTCAGAATCCCATCTTTTCGAAGAAGCCCTTGACGCTGTCGACCCACGAGTGGGCATTCGGGCTGTGCTGGCGGCCACCACCGGCCAGCGACTCGTCGAGTTGGCGCAGCAGCTGGCGCTGATGGTCGTTGAGCCTGACCGGTGTCTCGACCACGACACGGCAGATCAGGTCGCCCTGCGGGCCACCGCGTACCGGCTTCACGCCCTTGGCCCGCATACGAAACATCTTGCCGGTCTGGGTGCCTTCGGGGATCTTCAGTTTCACCTTGCCGTCCAGCGTCGGCACCTCGAGCTCGCCTCCCAATGCCGCCGTGGTGAACGCGATCGGTACCTCGCAATACAGATGGCTGTCGTCGCGGGTGAAGATCGGGTGCTCGCGCACGTGCACCTGGACATACAGATCGCCGGGCGGCCCGCCGTTGTCGCCGGCCTCACCTTCGCCACCGAGACGGATGCGGTCGCCGGTGTCGACACCCGGGGGAACCTTCACCGACAGGGTCTTGGTCTCCTGGATACGGCCCTGACCACGGCAGGCGCCGCAGGGGTCCTCGATCACGGTGCCGCGACCCCGGCAGGTCGGACAGGTCTGCTGCACCGAGAAGAAGCCCTGCTGCATGCGTACCTGCCCGGCACCATGACAGGTGCCGCAGGTCTTCGGCGAGGTGCCCTTCTTGGCCCCGCTGCCGCCGCAGGTGTCGCACTGCACCCAGGTCGGGACCTGGATCTTCACACTGGTACCGGCAACCGCATCTTCGAGACTCAGCTCGAGGTTGTAGCGCAGGTCGGCACCACGCTGCACACGCGGGCCACCACCGCCGCGGCCACCACCGAAGATGTCGCCGAACACGTCGCCGAAGATGTCGCTGAAGCTCGCACCTCCGCCGCCGAATCCCCGGCTTCCACCCATCGACGGATCGACACCGGCATGCCCGAACTGGTCGTAGGCGGCACGCTTCTGTGCGTCGGACAGGACCTCGTAGGCCTCTTTCGCCTCCTTGAAGTTCTTTTCGGCGTCGGCCGACTGGTCGCCGGTGTTACGGTCCGGATGAAACTTCATGGCCAGCCGCCGGTAGGCCTTCTTGATCTCGGCCTCGCTGGCATTCTTCGCCACCCCAAGTACTTCGTAGTAATCGCGTTTTGCCATCTGTTACATCGTTGTTGTTTTGTTCACCGGGACCTTTCGGTTCCCGCCACCGTGTCGCGGTGTTCAACAAACCAAGACCGCGCACCGACCTTTCGGTCGATGCACGGTCGTCATCTGCGCGGCCCGGTGGCCGCCATGAACCGGACTTACTTGTCCTTGACCTCTTCGAACTCCGCGTCGACGACATCGTCGTCCGACTTGGCCGACTCGCCACCCGTGGCCTCTCCGGCGCCACCCTGGCCACCGGCGGTCCCGGCCGCTCCCTGCTGGGCGTACATGCGTTCCGCCATCTTGCCGGATGCCTCGGCGAGGGCCTTGGTCTTGGCCTCGATGGCATCCTTGTCGGAGCCTTTCATCGCCTCCTCGAGTTCGCCGATCGCGCTCTCGATCGCCTCTTTCTCGCCGGCTTCGAGCTTGTCGTCGCCCATCTCCTGCATCGACTTGCGGGTTGCATGGATCATGCTGTCGGCCTGGTTGCGCGCATGCACCAGCTCGTGGAACTTCTTGTCCTCGTCGGCATGCGCCTCGGCATCCTTGACCATCTTCCTGATCTCGTCCTCGGACAGACCCGAAGAGGCGGTGATGCGGATCGAGGTGTGCTTGCCGGTGGCCTTGTCCTTCGCCGAGACATGCAGGATGCCGTTCGCATCGATGTCGAAGCTGACCTCGATCTGCGGCACGCCGCGCGGCGCCGGCGGGATGTCGCCGAGGTCGAAGCGACCCAGCGACTTGTTCGCCGAGGCCTGCTCGCGCTCACCCTGCAACACGTGCACGGTCACCGCGGTCTGGTTGTCGTCCGCAGTCGAGAAGACCTGCGAGGCATTGGTCGGGATCGTGGTGTTCTTCTCGATCAGCTTGGTCATCACGCCACCGAGCGTCTCGATACCGAGCGACAGCGGGGTGACGTCGAGCAACAGCACGTCCTTGACCTCGCCGCCAAGCACACCGCCCTGGATCGCAGCACCCACCGCGACCGCCTCGTCCGGGTTGACGTCCTTGCGCGGCGCCTTTTCGAAAAAGTTCTCGACCGCCGCCTGGACTTTCGGCATACGCGTCTGGCCACCGACCAGGATCACGTCGTCGATATCGGACGCCGATACACCGGCGTCCTTGAGCGCGATCCTGCACGGCTCGAGGGTACGCTGCACCAGGTCGTCGACCAGCGACTCCAGCTTGGCGCGGGTCAGCTTGATGTTCATGTGCTTCGGACCGCTCGCGTCCGCGGTGATGTACGGCAGGTTGATATCGGTCTGCGAACTCGACGAAAGCTCGATCTTGGCCTTTTCCGCCGCCTCTTTGAGGCGCTGCAGCGCCAGCGGATCGTTCTTGAGATCGACACCCTGGTCCTTTTTGAACTCGGATACCAGGTGATCGATGATGCGCATGTCGAAGTCTTCGCCACCGAGGAAGGTGTCGCCGTTGGTCGACAGCACCTCGAACTGGTGCTCACCATCGACTTCGGCCACCTCGATGATCGAGATGTCGAAGGTACCACCGCCGAGGTCGTACACGGCCAGCTTCTTGTCGCCCTGCGACTTGTCCAGACCGTAGGCGAGCGCGGCCGCGGTCGGCTCGTTGATGATGCGTTTGACGTCCAGGCCGGCGATTCGCCCGGCATCCTTGGTCGCCTGACGCTGCGAATCGTTGAAGTACGCCGGCACCGTGATGACTGCCTCGGTGACCTTCTCGCCGAGATAGTCTTCCGCGGTCTTGCGCATCTTCTGCAGCACCTTCGCGGAGATCTCCGGCGGTGCCATCTTGCTGCCGTTCACCTCGACCCAGGCGTCACCGTTGTCGGCCTTGACGATCTTGTAAGGCACCATGTCGATATCCTTCGCGACCACCTTGTCGCCGAACCGGCGGCCGATCAGGCGCTTGATCGCGAACAGGGTGTTCTTCGGGTTGGTCACCGCCTGGCGCTTGGCGCTCTGCCCGACCAACACCTCGCCATCGCTGGTGTACGCGATGATCGAAGGGGTGGTGCGATCGCCCTCGCTGTTCTCGATGACCTTGGCCTTGCCACTTTCCATGACGGCGACACACGAGTTGGTCGTGCCGAGGTCGATACCGATGATCTTGCCCATTTTGATGATTCTCCGATGAAGGATTCTGTGAAAGCTGTTGTCTAGGTGGGGTTTTCCGACGTCTTATTCAAGACCCGCGCCAGACTACGCCGGACCCGCCGCCTGCGAGACCATGACCATCGCCGGCCGCACCAGGCGGCCGTTGAGCGTGTAGCCCTTCTGCACGACCGCGACGACGGTATTCGCCGGCACGTCGCCACGCGGCTGCATCGACATCGCCTGGTGGAATTCCGGGTTGAACGGCTGGTTCAGCGGATCGATCTGCTCCACTCCGAACTTGGCCATCACGTCGCTGAGCATCTTCAGCGTCAGTTCCGTGCCCTCGCGCAGCTTCTGCACATCGGCCCCCTGGTCCTGGGCCGCGCTGTGCCCGAGTTCCAGGCTGTCCCATACGCCCAGCAGTTCGGCGACGAACTTGTCGAGTGCGAACTTGTGCGCGTTCTCCAGGTCGCGCGCGTGCCGCTTCTTGAGGTTGTCCAGTTCCGCGTGCGCCCGGATCATCTGCTGGTAGTGCTCGTCCGCCTTGGTACGCGCCTGCTCGAGCATCTGGGAGAGGT from Chromatiaceae bacterium harbors:
- the sat gene encoding sulfate adenylyltransferase; this translates as MIKPVGSDTLHPLFVYDSDKHDAISHEAESLPSVVISSQAAGNAVMMGAGYFNPLTGFMNVADAMGAAQSMRLSDGSFFPVPVMCLVENTDAIGNAKRIALRDPNVEGNPVLAVMDIDAIEQVTDEQMRIMTEKVYRTTDPEHPGVAAFNSQGRVAVSGSIQVLNFSYFITDFPDTFRTAVEIRNEIQERGWKKIVAFQTRNPMHLAHEELCHMAMDRLGCDGLVIHMLLGKLKPGDIPAPVRDAAIRKMVELYFPPNSAMVTGYGFDMLYAGPREAVLHAYFRQNMGATHFIIGRDHAGVGDYYGAFDAQTIFEDEVPAGALEIEIFKADHTAWSKKLNKVVMMCEAPDHQKDDFVLLSGTKVREMLGNGVAPPKEFSRPEVAQILIDYYQSLN
- the pyrF gene encoding orotidine-5'-phosphate decarboxylase, which translates into the protein MSDYQQSTEPRVIVALDFPAPAPALDLLERLDATQCRVKIGKELFTRAGPALVEQVVGRGFEVFLDLKYHDIPNTVAAACAAAADLGVWMINVHASGGRRMMSAAAERLAQIDSRPLLIAVTILTSLAQEDIAEVGLGGSPADNVLRLAALSEQSGLDGVVCSPLEVAALRAERSPGFQLVTPGVRPVGSSTDDQRRIMTPGDAIRAGANYLVVGRPITAASDPAASLAAINAEVAGALG
- the lapB gene encoding lipopolysaccharide assembly protein LapB, encoding MQELLLLLLPVAAASGWFAARKSATKEKGQCVGETGPVYFRGLNHLLNEEPDKAIDAFVEMLEVDSDTVETHLALGSLFRRRGEVERAIRIHQNLIARPALTREQRAQALLELGQDYMRAGLFDRAENLFRELKETKLHVKPALKNLRIIYEKEQDWQACLDVTDQLESITGDKMQLQKSHYHCELALCAKAQGRMSDAHAHLKKALGIYRGCVRANHLQAQFASLQGDHRTAIKLLRQTVEQEASYLPEVLPEIVAGYRQLGELQELRSYLQEVAATRPGVGAELATADLIKEQEGEAAAASYLAEQLAREPSLTLLLRSIELHSRLPEGHSIQFLESLRPHIRRLLEQNPLYQCTNCGFAAKTLHWQCPSCRRWSTLKRRSGGDAEP
- a CDS encoding DUF1049 domain-containing protein, with the protein product MVIVKLLLLLLFMIVGASFAIINDTPVRVDLYFMTPELPLSLLLLLALGCGILLGGLAGMVYFMRVKKENADLRRKTRLVSEEVKNLRAMPIKGR
- a CDS encoding flagellar hook-length control protein FliK produces the protein MFQLSMLGSAVQGLVSPQGAARNDSTATLLNLLEAVEDPAVGAGGELQAMLLQLSPPLLQQLDELVTGGMNLPQAARSLLDKVAAERPEQPFLAVLRDRFSQATGDAVSSVPQGEGRGAAAGVPVPVVPSVMSGLERLDSPMQILQALTPLQAGNGASPSSPLPAQLASSLLDMVVPQAVAGKGWDRAIADRVMWMVQGDQQFAKLKLNPPNLGPLEVRVSVQNDQTSVSFITHHAAVKEALEAALPRLREMFDQQSLNLVRADVNDSGAQQGGRAGDPRAQGGFAGAPLDEMPDPETGAGAQSMTPVANGLVDLFV
- a CDS encoding SDR family oxidoreductase, which produces MDEFDKAVVVVTGAAGNLGRAVAEAFAARGAHLALLDRNMDGVAATIEACSGQTSAKAFAVDLMDSASVDAALSDVLQAFGHIDVLANIAGGFTMGPRIQDTEDRDWAFMMDLNARSVFYTCRRTIPAMLDNGGGRIINVSARAAEQPKGKMGPYCASKAAVLTLTESLAAENRHDNINVNCILPGTIDTPQNREAMPDADHSRWVPPAALADVVMFLASNAARCVTGAAVPVYGQS
- the dapB gene encoding 4-hydroxy-tetrahydrodipicolinate reductase, giving the protein MIRVAVVGAGGRMGKTLIQALAGAEGLALKAATEQPDSTLVGVDAGEVAGVGKLGVAISHSLTKVIDDFDVVIDFTGPTATMVHLDVCRQHGKAMVIGTTGLSEAQKQTIVDASGQIGIVFAPNMSVGVNLCFRLLQLAAEVMGDDADIEIIEAHHRHKVDAPSGTALRMGEVIADALGRDLGEVAVYGREGQTGARERKTIGFETIRAGDVVGEHTVWFATEGERVEIAHKASSRMTFAKGALRAAGWVAGKGTGLYDMQDVLGLR
- the dnaJ gene encoding molecular chaperone DnaJ, giving the protein MAKRDYYEVLGVAKNASEAEIKKAYRRLAMKFHPDRNTGDQSADAEKNFKEAKEAYEVLSDAQKRAAYDQFGHAGVDPSMGGSRGFGGGGASFSDIFGDVFGDIFGGGRGGGGPRVQRGADLRYNLELSLEDAVAGTSVKIQVPTWVQCDTCGGSGAKKGTSPKTCGTCHGAGQVRMQQGFFSVQQTCPTCRGRGTVIEDPCGACRGQGRIQETKTLSVKVPPGVDTGDRIRLGGEGEAGDNGGPPGDLYVQVHVREHPIFTRDDSHLYCEVPIAFTTAALGGELEVPTLDGKVKLKIPEGTQTGKMFRMRAKGVKPVRGGPQGDLICRVVVETPVRLNDHQRQLLRQLDESLAGGGRQHSPNAHSWVDSVKGFFEKMGF
- the dnaK gene encoding molecular chaperone DnaK — its product is MGKIIGIDLGTTNSCVAVMESGKAKVIENSEGDRTTPSIIAYTSDGEVLVGQSAKRQAVTNPKNTLFAIKRLIGRRFGDKVVAKDIDMVPYKIVKADNGDAWVEVNGSKMAPPEISAKVLQKMRKTAEDYLGEKVTEAVITVPAYFNDSQRQATKDAGRIAGLDVKRIINEPTAAALAYGLDKSQGDKKLAVYDLGGGTFDISIIEVAEVDGEHQFEVLSTNGDTFLGGEDFDMRIIDHLVSEFKKDQGVDLKNDPLALQRLKEAAEKAKIELSSSSQTDINLPYITADASGPKHMNIKLTRAKLESLVDDLVQRTLEPCRIALKDAGVSASDIDDVILVGGQTRMPKVQAAVENFFEKAPRKDVNPDEAVAVGAAIQGGVLGGEVKDVLLLDVTPLSLGIETLGGVMTKLIEKNTTIPTNASQVFSTADDNQTAVTVHVLQGEREQASANKSLGRFDLGDIPPAPRGVPQIEVSFDIDANGILHVSAKDKATGKHTSIRITASSGLSEDEIRKMVKDAEAHADEDKKFHELVHARNQADSMIHATRKSMQEMGDDKLEAGEKEAIESAIGELEEAMKGSDKDAIEAKTKALAEASGKMAERMYAQQGAAGTAGGQGGAGEATGGESAKSDDDVVDAEFEEVKDK
- the grpE gene encoding nucleotide exchange factor GrpE, with the translated sequence MSEHQDQSAATQGAGGVRQDEVEEASFEDSAADMEIDSEMAAHSAEDLSQMLEQARTKADEHYQQMIRAHAELDNLKKRHARDLENAHKFALDKFVAELLGVWDSLELGHSAAQDQGADVQKLREGTELTLKMLSDVMAKFGVEQIDPLNQPFNPEFHQAMSMQPRGDVPANTVVAVVQKGYTLNGRLVRPAMVMVSQAAGPA